From the Nocardiopsis changdeensis genome, one window contains:
- a CDS encoding ABC transporter permease has product MSPLDHLRTGASGLRARPARVVLSALGIAIGIAAMVAVVGISASGRADLEATLARLGTDLVTVAPGTTFFGGDATLPEEARGRIDRMPEVERTSQVEQVSGAKVYRSDLVPAGESGGIGVHGVGVDLKDTLRARMALGEWFNGATTDHPATVLGASAAERLGVTRITPDTLVLIGGEYFSVVGVLAPVELAPELDNAALVGQEAAEELLGGTGDPSTIYVRTDPERTAQVRDLVGRNANPENPNEVEVSRPSDALAAGQAADRTLQGLLLGLGGVALLVGGVGVANTMVISVLERRGEIGLRRALGATRGAIRVQFLVEAMALSLLGGVFGVALGALVTAVFALLRGWPFALPWWAGAGAVAATVAIGAVAGLLPALRAAAQHPVEALSAD; this is encoded by the coding sequence CTGTCCCCGCTCGACCACCTGCGCACCGGGGCGAGCGGGCTGCGCGCCCGCCCCGCCCGGGTGGTGCTGTCCGCCCTGGGGATCGCCATCGGCATCGCCGCGATGGTCGCGGTGGTGGGCATCTCGGCCTCCGGCCGGGCCGACCTGGAGGCGACGCTCGCCCGGCTGGGCACCGACCTCGTCACCGTGGCGCCCGGGACCACGTTCTTCGGCGGGGACGCGACCCTGCCCGAGGAGGCGCGCGGCCGGATCGACCGCATGCCCGAGGTGGAGCGCACCTCGCAGGTGGAGCAGGTGAGCGGGGCGAAGGTCTACCGGAGCGACCTCGTCCCGGCCGGGGAGTCCGGCGGGATCGGCGTGCACGGCGTCGGCGTGGACCTGAAGGACACCCTGCGCGCACGGATGGCGCTGGGCGAGTGGTTCAACGGCGCGACCACGGACCACCCGGCGACGGTGCTGGGCGCCTCCGCGGCCGAACGCCTGGGCGTCACCCGGATCACCCCGGACACGCTGGTGCTCATCGGCGGCGAGTACTTCTCGGTGGTGGGCGTGCTGGCCCCGGTGGAGCTGGCGCCCGAACTGGACAACGCGGCGCTGGTCGGCCAGGAGGCCGCCGAGGAGCTGCTGGGGGGCACCGGCGACCCGTCCACGATCTACGTGCGCACCGACCCGGAGCGGACCGCCCAGGTCCGGGACCTCGTCGGCCGCAACGCCAACCCGGAGAACCCGAACGAGGTCGAGGTGTCGCGCCCCTCGGACGCGCTGGCCGCCGGGCAGGCCGCCGACCGGACCCTCCAGGGCCTGCTCCTGGGGCTGGGCGGGGTCGCCCTGCTGGTCGGCGGGGTCGGGGTGGCCAACACCATGGTCATCTCGGTGCTGGAACGGCGCGGCGAGATCGGCCTGCGCCGGGCCCTGGGGGCGACCCGCGGGGCGATCCGGGTGCAGTTCCTGGTGGAGGCGATGGCGCTGTCGCTGCTGGGCGGGGTGTTCGGCGTGGCGCTGGGAGCCCTGGTGACGGCGGTGTTCGCGCTGCTGCGCGGGTGGCCGTTCGCCCTGCCCTGGTGGGCGGGGGCGGGCGCGGTGGCCGCGACGGTGGCGATCGGAGCGGTGGCCGGGCTGCTGCCCGCGCTGCGCGCGGCGGCCCAGCACCCTGTGGAGGCGCTGAGCGCGGACTGA
- a CDS encoding MFS transporter → MSVPPSSPDSTAAPGATTGVVAVVGLLVFFELTSGLLQGSITPLLPPLREELDISGADLHWIHAVQYLSAAVSVPVFGRLGDLYGYRRMLRVSLACIAVGSVVVALAPTLGVLLVGRALLGPLAALLPLEIGLVRDRLSPEQGRRAIGMLVGSLTLGSLLGVLLVGVLQTALGDVRVTLGILAVLAAGCLVLSYFKVPESRNRASGRMDRAGGILLGLALVSLLGGVSQGNELGWTSPVVLGGAVLAVVLLVLWVRVELRSENPLVDVRAVAHPRIAPQYLGGFTLGVIMLGGQSIAVTYLSSDPERTGYGFGLDVMSIGLVIAVPTVLAFIGASGIAPIATRLGYRRTVGLSFVLMAAGTVGLATAWASLPAFVSCFAVAGLGFGLALGALPTVIVEDSAEDRSGSATAFYNNLKTLGGSVGGALTASLLGMLLIQGTDLPSLDAYRAVWGISAALAVVTAVLAGRSGRAGRRVGADA, encoded by the coding sequence ATGAGCGTTCCCCCCTCGTCGCCCGACAGCACGGCGGCGCCCGGTGCCACCACCGGTGTGGTGGCCGTCGTGGGCCTGCTGGTGTTCTTCGAGCTCACCAGCGGCCTGCTCCAGGGCTCCATCACCCCGCTGCTGCCGCCTCTGCGCGAGGAGCTGGACATCTCCGGTGCCGACCTGCACTGGATCCACGCCGTGCAGTACCTGTCGGCCGCGGTGAGCGTCCCCGTGTTCGGCCGCCTGGGCGACCTGTACGGGTACCGCCGCATGCTCCGGGTATCGCTGGCCTGCATCGCCGTGGGCAGCGTGGTCGTCGCGCTGGCGCCCACCCTGGGCGTGCTGCTGGTGGGCCGGGCCCTGCTGGGCCCGCTGGCCGCCCTGCTGCCGCTGGAGATCGGGCTGGTCCGGGACCGCCTCTCCCCCGAGCAGGGGCGCAGGGCCATCGGCATGCTGGTCGGCTCGCTGACCCTGGGCTCGCTGCTGGGGGTCCTGCTGGTGGGCGTGCTCCAGACCGCCCTCGGCGACGTGCGCGTCACCCTGGGGATCCTGGCCGTGCTGGCCGCGGGCTGCCTCGTGCTGTCGTACTTCAAGGTGCCCGAGTCGCGGAACCGGGCCTCGGGGCGGATGGACCGGGCGGGCGGCATCCTGCTGGGCCTGGCGCTGGTCAGCCTGCTGGGCGGCGTTTCCCAGGGCAACGAGCTGGGGTGGACGTCGCCGGTGGTGCTCGGCGGCGCGGTGCTGGCGGTCGTGCTGCTGGTCCTGTGGGTGCGGGTGGAGCTGCGCAGCGAGAACCCGCTGGTGGACGTGCGGGCCGTGGCGCACCCGCGGATCGCGCCCCAGTACCTGGGCGGGTTCACGCTGGGCGTGATCATGCTCGGCGGGCAGAGCATCGCGGTGACCTACCTGTCCAGCGACCCCGAGCGGACCGGCTACGGGTTCGGGCTGGACGTGATGAGCATCGGCCTGGTCATCGCGGTGCCGACGGTGCTGGCGTTCATCGGGGCGAGCGGCATCGCGCCGATCGCGACCCGGCTGGGGTACCGGCGGACGGTGGGCCTGTCGTTCGTCCTCATGGCGGCGGGAACGGTGGGGCTGGCCACGGCGTGGGCGTCGCTGCCCGCCTTCGTCTCCTGCTTCGCCGTGGCCGGGCTCGGGTTCGGCCTGGCGCTGGGCGCCCTGCCCACGGTGATCGTGGAGGACAGCGCCGAGGACCGCTCGGGCAGCGCGACCGCGTTCTACAACAACCTCAAGACGCTGGGCGGCAGCGTCGGCGGGGCGCTGACCGCTTCGCTGCTGGGGATGCTCCTGATCCAGGGCACCGACCTGCCCTCCCTGGACGCCTACCGGGCGGTGTGGGGGATCAGCGCCGCCCTGGCGGTGGTCACCGCCGTCCTGGCCGGGCGGAGCGGGCGGGCCGGGCGGCGGGTCGGGGCCGACGCCTGA
- a CDS encoding polyphosphate polymerase domain-containing protein, whose protein sequence is MSAPAGLPALSLEEINERAALVTRTCRKYLVPEEVVDDLFSPARFGVLTIGGRTSFRYSSTYLDTPDLRCFRDHRQGRRLRYKVRVRTYEDTGTRMFEVKLKGARGITDKVRVEHDGSPERLTPATRRFLDDSLTAYGIEPPDVLVPSAVTDYRRATAVALSGEERVTVDTELVGRRGGWSVAMRPGRALLEVKTRGGLTETERRLHALGFREVAFTKYASTLAALEPGFRGNKWHRAMAACLDHPTLERAAA, encoded by the coding sequence ATGAGCGCTCCGGCGGGGCTGCCCGCGCTCTCCCTGGAGGAGATCAACGAGCGTGCCGCGCTGGTGACGCGGACCTGCCGCAAGTACCTGGTGCCGGAGGAGGTGGTCGACGACCTGTTCTCCCCCGCCCGGTTCGGGGTGCTGACCATCGGCGGACGGACGTCGTTCCGGTACTCCTCCACCTACCTGGACACCCCGGACCTGCGGTGCTTCCGGGACCACCGGCAGGGCCGGCGGCTCCGGTACAAGGTGCGGGTGCGGACCTACGAGGACACCGGGACGCGGATGTTCGAGGTCAAGCTCAAGGGCGCGCGCGGGATCACCGACAAGGTGCGGGTGGAGCACGACGGCTCCCCCGAACGGCTCACCCCGGCCACCCGGCGCTTCCTGGACGACTCCCTCACCGCGTACGGGATCGAGCCGCCGGACGTGCTGGTGCCGAGCGCGGTGACGGACTACCGCCGGGCGACCGCGGTGGCCCTGTCGGGCGAGGAGCGGGTCACCGTGGACACCGAGCTGGTCGGGCGGCGCGGGGGATGGTCGGTCGCCATGCGGCCGGGGCGGGCGCTGCTGGAGGTCAAGACGCGCGGCGGGCTCACGGAGACCGAGCGGCGGCTGCACGCTCTCGGGTTCCGAGAGGTGGCGTTCACCAAGTACGCGTCGACCCTGGCGGCGCTGGAGCCGGGGTTCCGCGGCAACAAGTGGCACCGTGCGATGGCCGCCTGCCTGGACCACCCGACACTGGAGCGCGCCGCGGCATGA
- a CDS encoding M20 metallopeptidase family protein, translating into MRMVERAEKHREDLVELRRALHREPEIGLALPLTKAKVLAALEGLPLEITEGRTLGSVTAVLRGGRPGGAVLLRGDMDALPVREDTGLEYSSRFDGVMHGCGHDLHVAGLVGAARLLCEVRDELPGDVVFMFQPGEEGHDGARMMIEEGVLDAAGRPLDAAYAVHVAANMLPAGFWATKPDVVMSASDVLRVTVRGEGGHGSSPHRGKDPVPAACEMVLALQSHVTRTYDIFDPVVVTVGRLAAGTQQNVLAHEAEFEATVRSYSPANQERLREALPALVRGIAAAHGLEADVEYRVLYPVTVNDAAEAAFAMDTVHDLFGGNAGFVSPVPASGSEDFSLVLREVPGAMLMLGATPADADPGSAPANHSPQARYDDAVLPAQAALLAELAVRRLSRGDA; encoded by the coding sequence ATGCGGATGGTGGAACGGGCGGAGAAGCACCGCGAGGACCTGGTGGAGCTCCGCCGAGCCCTGCACCGCGAACCGGAGATCGGCCTGGCGCTGCCGCTGACCAAGGCCAAGGTCCTGGCCGCCCTGGAGGGCCTGCCCCTGGAGATCACCGAGGGCCGGACGCTCGGCTCGGTCACCGCCGTCCTGCGCGGCGGCCGCCCCGGGGGCGCCGTCCTGCTGCGCGGTGACATGGACGCCCTGCCGGTCCGGGAGGACACCGGCCTGGAGTACTCCTCCCGGTTCGACGGCGTCATGCACGGCTGCGGACACGACCTGCACGTCGCCGGCCTGGTGGGCGCGGCCCGGCTGCTGTGCGAGGTGCGGGACGAGCTGCCCGGCGACGTGGTGTTCATGTTCCAGCCCGGCGAGGAGGGCCACGACGGCGCCCGGATGATGATCGAGGAGGGGGTGCTCGACGCGGCGGGCAGGCCCCTCGACGCCGCCTACGCCGTGCACGTGGCCGCCAACATGCTGCCCGCCGGGTTCTGGGCGACCAAGCCGGACGTGGTCATGAGCGCTTCCGACGTGCTCAGGGTGACCGTGCGCGGCGAGGGCGGCCACGGCTCGTCCCCGCACCGGGGCAAGGACCCGGTGCCCGCCGCCTGCGAGATGGTGCTGGCGCTGCAGAGCCACGTGACCCGCACCTACGACATCTTCGACCCGGTGGTCGTCACCGTGGGCCGCCTGGCCGCCGGGACCCAGCAGAACGTGCTGGCGCACGAGGCCGAGTTCGAGGCGACCGTGCGCAGCTACTCCCCCGCCAACCAGGAGCGACTCAGGGAGGCCCTGCCCGCCCTGGTCCGCGGGATCGCCGCGGCCCACGGGCTGGAGGCCGACGTGGAGTACCGGGTGCTGTACCCGGTGACCGTCAACGACGCCGCCGAGGCGGCCTTCGCCATGGACACGGTGCACGACCTGTTCGGCGGGAACGCCGGGTTCGTGTCCCCGGTGCCCGCCTCGGGTTCGGAGGACTTCTCCCTCGTGCTGCGCGAGGTGCCCGGGGCGATGCTGATGCTCGGCGCCACCCCGGCCGACGCCGACCCCGGCTCCGCGCCCGCCAACCACTCCCCGCAGGCCCGCTACGACGACGCGGTGCTGCCCGCCCAGGCCGCTCTGCTGGCCGAGCTGGCGGTGCGCCGCCTGTCGCGCGGCGACGCCTGA
- a CDS encoding TetR/AcrR family transcriptional regulator has translation MPKLIDHEQRKEEIAEAVWRVILRDGVAAVSVRTVAAEAGLAVGSVRHVFPSKAELLEFSMALVYERARSRVVRHVGLHDPREMAERMLHEFLPLDDTRRAEMELDVAIIAEMPAHRGLRAIRDKAHQGLREACRLVLEHLRETGQVRPDADPDLETTRLHALVDGLALHGLVGATDRRAAAERAVRVLAGHLDSLRPPEQGS, from the coding sequence ATGCCCAAGTTGATCGACCACGAGCAGCGCAAGGAGGAGATCGCCGAGGCGGTCTGGCGTGTGATCCTCCGCGACGGCGTCGCGGCCGTCTCCGTGCGCACCGTCGCCGCGGAGGCGGGACTGGCCGTCGGGTCCGTGCGGCACGTCTTCCCCAGCAAGGCCGAACTGCTGGAGTTCTCCATGGCCCTGGTCTACGAACGCGCCAGGTCCCGGGTCGTGCGGCACGTCGGGCTGCACGACCCCCGCGAGATGGCCGAGCGCATGCTCCACGAGTTCCTCCCGCTGGACGACACCCGCCGCGCGGAGATGGAGCTCGACGTGGCGATCATCGCCGAGATGCCCGCCCACCGGGGACTGCGCGCCATCCGCGACAAGGCCCACCAGGGCCTGCGCGAGGCCTGCCGTCTGGTGCTCGAGCACCTGCGCGAGACAGGGCAGGTCCGCCCCGACGCCGACCCCGACCTGGAAACGACCCGCCTGCACGCCCTCGTGGACGGCCTCGCCCTGCACGGCCTGGTCGGCGCCACGGACCGGCGGGCCGCCGCGGAGCGGGCCGTCCGCGTGCTGGCCGGACACCTGGACTCACTGCGACCGCCCGAACAGGGGAGCTGA
- a CDS encoding response regulator transcription factor encodes MSRILIVEDEERIASFIRKGLTAGGFTTTVVGTGAEAVDYAVTGGFDLMLLDLGLPDTDGFDVLRRVRSMGVDTPVVILTARDGVRDTVTGLEIGADDYVTKPFRFEELLARVRLRMRRERNGELTVLQAGGLALDLRTRRVAVDGDTVDLTAREFALLELLMRHPGQVLSRQQMLSHVWGYDYDPGSNVVDVFVRALRRKVGADRIVTVRGMGYRLMD; translated from the coding sequence GTGAGCCGCATCCTCATCGTCGAGGACGAGGAGAGGATCGCCTCGTTCATCCGCAAGGGGCTGACCGCGGGCGGGTTCACCACGACCGTGGTGGGCACCGGCGCGGAGGCCGTGGACTACGCCGTGACCGGCGGGTTCGACCTCATGCTGCTCGACCTGGGGCTGCCCGACACCGACGGGTTCGACGTGCTGCGGCGGGTGCGCTCGATGGGGGTGGACACCCCGGTCGTGATCCTGACCGCCCGCGACGGGGTGCGGGACACGGTGACCGGACTGGAGATCGGGGCGGACGACTACGTCACCAAACCGTTCCGGTTCGAGGAGCTGCTGGCACGGGTGCGGCTACGGATGCGCCGCGAGCGGAACGGCGAGCTGACCGTGCTCCAGGCCGGGGGGCTGGCCCTGGACCTGAGGACCCGGAGGGTCGCGGTGGACGGCGACACCGTGGATCTGACCGCGCGGGAGTTCGCGCTGCTGGAGCTGCTGATGCGGCACCCCGGACAGGTGCTGAGCAGGCAGCAGATGCTGTCCCACGTGTGGGGTTACGACTACGACCCCGGGTCGAACGTGGTCGACGTGTTCGTGCGGGCGCTGCGCCGCAAGGTGGGCGCGGACCGGATCGTGACGGTGCGCGGCATGGGGTACCGGCTGATGGACTGA
- a CDS encoding sensor histidine kinase, with amino-acid sequence MTTDGPDSPTQDLGTDAHRVRRASSGNTAVFPTMVLRDMAAEEHHGHRRILPARLIIMAWVILLMALTLALVVLVTWSALSGGVGDRADRALEQELGEFNEFARVGKDPDTGAAFTEVSELMEVHLARQFPYPSEILFGWVEGSSGPAGAAPGGGAAGGAASQEAGRIRQAQEPLFDVSADPELVAEILDDPNGRGSLQTPAGPMEWVKVRVRSPDAAGADGWFVTGYFTDPDQESVAETVRTIALVSLVGLVAAGGAAWWVAGRILAPVRLVRQTAAEITEEDLTRRIEVSGRDDIAALAQQFNSMLDRLEGAFTEQRRFVDDAGHELRTPITIVRGHLELMGDDPQERREVIRLVTDELDRMGRIVEDLLLLAKSQQPDFVRAEPVSLAELTSDIDAHVRRLGDRDWRLDAMAEGDWRLDPQRVTQAMVQLAANAVRYSEPGSTIRIGSMVDGPDVLFWVTDQGPGIAPEEQGRIFGRFSRGGAARAGGGGAGLGLAIVRAIAEAHRGRVDLRSALGQGSTFTLVIPQGREQL; translated from the coding sequence ATGACGACTGACGGGCCCGACTCCCCCACACAGGACCTGGGCACCGACGCCCACCGGGTCCGCCGGGCGTCCTCCGGCAACACCGCGGTGTTCCCCACCATGGTGCTCCGGGACATGGCGGCCGAGGAGCACCACGGGCACAGGAGGATCCTGCCGGCCCGGCTCATCATCATGGCGTGGGTGATCCTGCTCATGGCCCTGACCCTCGCCCTGGTCGTGCTCGTCACCTGGAGCGCGCTGAGCGGCGGGGTGGGCGACCGGGCCGACCGGGCCCTGGAGCAGGAGCTCGGCGAGTTCAACGAGTTCGCCAGGGTCGGCAAGGACCCCGACACCGGGGCCGCCTTCACCGAGGTCTCCGAACTCATGGAGGTCCACCTGGCCCGGCAGTTCCCGTACCCGTCGGAGATCCTGTTCGGCTGGGTCGAGGGCTCCTCCGGTCCCGCGGGCGCGGCCCCGGGCGGGGGCGCCGCCGGGGGTGCGGCCTCCCAGGAGGCCGGGCGCATCCGCCAGGCCCAGGAGCCGCTCTTCGACGTGTCCGCGGACCCCGAGCTGGTCGCCGAGATCCTCGACGACCCGAACGGCCGCGGCTCCCTCCAGACCCCGGCGGGACCCATGGAGTGGGTCAAGGTCCGGGTGCGCTCACCCGACGCCGCCGGGGCGGACGGCTGGTTCGTCACCGGCTACTTCACCGACCCCGACCAGGAGTCCGTCGCCGAGACCGTGCGGACGATCGCCCTGGTCAGCCTGGTCGGCCTGGTCGCCGCCGGCGGCGCCGCCTGGTGGGTGGCCGGACGCATACTCGCCCCCGTCAGGCTGGTGCGCCAGACCGCCGCGGAGATCACCGAGGAGGACCTGACCCGGCGCATCGAGGTGTCCGGGCGCGACGACATCGCCGCCCTGGCCCAGCAGTTCAACAGCATGCTGGACCGGTTGGAGGGGGCGTTCACCGAGCAGCGGCGGTTCGTCGACGACGCCGGGCACGAGCTGCGCACCCCCATCACCATCGTGCGCGGGCACCTGGAGCTCATGGGCGACGACCCGCAGGAGCGGCGCGAGGTGATCCGGCTGGTCACCGACGAGCTGGACCGCATGGGCCGCATCGTCGAGGACCTGCTGCTGCTCGCCAAGTCCCAGCAGCCCGACTTCGTGCGTGCCGAGCCCGTGTCGCTGGCCGAGCTGACCAGCGACATCGACGCCCACGTGCGGCGGCTGGGCGACCGCGACTGGCGGCTGGACGCCATGGCCGAAGGGGACTGGCGGCTCGACCCGCAGCGCGTCACCCAGGCGATGGTGCAGCTGGCGGCCAACGCGGTCCGGTACAGCGAACCCGGGTCCACCATCAGGATCGGGTCCATGGTCGACGGCCCCGACGTGCTGTTCTGGGTCACCGACCAGGGCCCCGGCATCGCCCCCGAGGAACAGGGGCGCATCTTCGGCCGGTTCTCCCGCGGCGGGGCGGCCCGCGCGGGCGGGGGCGGCGCCGGGCTGGGCCTGGCGATCGTCCGGGCCATCGCCGAGGCGCACCGGGGCAGGGTGGACCTGCGTTCGGCGCTCGGCCAGGGGTCCACGTTCACCCTCGTCATCCCCCAGGGAAGGGAGCAGCTGTGA
- a CDS encoding DUF4956 domain-containing protein: MFWFALAIDMIAITLLSYVLYFRRHGRRDLLLAYVALNTGIFAVVSMMTGQEVALAVGFGLFGVLSILRLRSDLISQGEIGYYFTAIALGLINAVAMSAPWVLLGLNALLLTVMYVGDHPRLLSRHERRMLTLDAVHEDPVALRQDLAARLRAQVTRVDVVEVDYVRDLMVVDVRFRVPAPGAAPARSGSASRWEGR, from the coding sequence ATGTTCTGGTTCGCGTTGGCGATCGACATGATCGCGATCACCCTGCTGTCGTACGTCCTCTACTTCCGCCGCCACGGTCGGCGGGACCTCCTGTTGGCCTACGTGGCGCTCAACACCGGCATCTTCGCGGTGGTGTCGATGATGACCGGCCAGGAAGTGGCACTGGCGGTCGGGTTCGGGCTGTTCGGTGTGCTGTCGATCCTGCGCCTGCGCTCCGACCTCATCAGCCAGGGCGAGATCGGGTACTACTTCACGGCCATCGCGCTGGGGCTGATCAACGCGGTGGCGATGTCGGCGCCGTGGGTGCTGCTGGGGCTCAACGCCCTGCTGCTGACCGTGATGTACGTGGGCGACCACCCCAGACTGCTGTCCCGGCACGAACGGCGGATGCTCACCCTGGACGCGGTGCACGAGGACCCGGTGGCGCTGCGCCAGGACCTGGCCGCGCGGCTGCGCGCGCAGGTGACCCGGGTGGACGTGGTCGAGGTGGACTACGTGCGGGACCTGATGGTCGTGGACGTGCGGTTCCGGGTCCCGGCGCCGGGCGCGGCGCCCGCCCGCAGCGGCTCGGCCTCCCGGTGGGAGGGCCGATGA
- a CDS encoding Lrp/AsnC family transcriptional regulator, translating into MPENRILDDVDQQLVHALQISPRASWTVLGRVLGVDAATVARRWQRLRDSGAAWITCYPGAALAGAGGCLAFIEVDCVGGHLLPVARAFTELPHVSTVEHVTGDRDLLLTVMTEDVGALSRWVVGSLDTMEGVRASRTHLAGAVFTEGSRWRLRALTPAQVERLSAEAFPVEAADLPDELDRRIMVELSMDGRMPYTALAERCDSSPDTVRRRVRHLFAARMVQARCEVARPLSDWPSVVLLWAGVPADAITEAAQRITAMREVRLCAGVTGRHNLLIAAWSRSVEDSQRFEADLMRVVPELVVGDRAIGLWQAKLLGQRLDQRGYRTGGVPVDPWAVPGA; encoded by the coding sequence ATGCCGGAAAACCGCATCCTGGACGACGTGGACCAGCAGCTGGTCCACGCCCTCCAGATCTCCCCGCGCGCCTCCTGGACCGTGCTGGGCCGGGTCCTGGGGGTCGACGCGGCCACGGTCGCCCGGCGCTGGCAGCGGCTGCGGGACTCCGGGGCGGCGTGGATCACCTGCTACCCGGGGGCCGCGCTGGCGGGGGCGGGCGGCTGCCTGGCGTTCATCGAGGTGGACTGCGTCGGCGGCCACCTGCTGCCGGTGGCCCGCGCCTTCACGGAGCTGCCGCACGTGTCCACCGTCGAGCACGTCACCGGCGACCGGGACCTGCTGCTCACGGTGATGACCGAGGACGTGGGGGCGCTGTCCCGCTGGGTGGTGGGCTCCCTGGACACCATGGAGGGGGTCCGCGCCAGCCGCACCCACCTGGCGGGCGCGGTCTTCACGGAGGGCAGCCGCTGGAGGCTGCGCGCGCTCACCCCCGCCCAGGTGGAGCGGCTGTCCGCCGAGGCGTTCCCGGTGGAGGCCGCGGACCTGCCCGACGAGCTGGACCGCCGGATCATGGTGGAGCTGTCCATGGACGGGCGCATGCCGTACACCGCCCTGGCCGAACGCTGCGACAGCAGCCCCGACACGGTGAGGCGCCGGGTCCGCCACCTGTTCGCCGCCCGCATGGTGCAGGCCCGCTGCGAGGTGGCCCGGCCGCTGTCGGACTGGCCGTCCGTCGTCCTGCTGTGGGCGGGCGTCCCGGCCGACGCCATCACCGAGGCGGCCCAGCGCATCACGGCCATGCGCGAGGTGCGGCTGTGCGCCGGCGTGACGGGGCGGCACAACCTGCTGATCGCCGCGTGGAGCCGGTCGGTGGAGGACTCCCAGAGGTTCGAGGCCGACCTGATGCGGGTGGTGCCCGAACTGGTCGTGGGCGACCGGGCGATCGGCCTGTGGCAGGCCAAGCTCCTGGGGCAGCGCCTGGACCAGCGGGGCTACCGCACCGGCGGGGTCCCGGTGGATCCCTGGGCCGTCCCCGGGGCCTGA